DNA from Drosophila gunungcola strain Sukarami chromosome 3L unlocalized genomic scaffold, Dgunungcola_SK_2 000002F, whole genome shotgun sequence:
GAGGGGAAGCCAAAACTGACAGTGACAACTGGCTGGAGTGACGGGGAGCACAAGGAGCAGCGTTGATGATGCTGCCCCCAACTCCAAGTggtagcaaaaaaaattgacataAGCGGATATGTTACCCAGCGCCTTCCCGGACCGTGTTGGGGCGTTCTCTGGgtagtgggcgtggcagtgtCCCACATAGGCGGCGGCTGCACGAGCAGTGAGCAGTGAGCAGATAAATTAATGCGATTTTTCATGTTGCATGCTTGAGTTTGATTTATGCAATTATATGTCTCTATATATGGGTGCTGGAGCGGAGCATGTGTATATCCGCACTGCGTGAGTGCGGCTGACAGACAACTTTTGTCAAATACGTCTAAAAGCAgtcattttttatatttgatataAAGCGGAAATGCTAAGAACATTTCCGGTTCGTTACCTTCGCGCAATGAGAGCTTAGCGAAATAAGTGGCCGTATCGGGAATGCCCTTCAATATATCTAATACCCTGTATGTGATATGATACAAGGGAAAGTCTTGAACAAAAGTCGCTTAAACATTATAGTTGAGTTTTTCAAACTAtctaatataaattatgtttacataaaaattttaaacaataagtGGATTactaaaacattaaataaatacatgatATACTTCATTTTACcttatctttaaagtattttaataagtttatattgtgaatacatatattttaacattttataaactttactttaactttaaagtattttattaaggtaatattttgaatacatATATTTCAAACACTCTTTTAAACATCTgttacatttcatttaaatataaaaataatatttttttttataagataaatatgttttacttTAGATTTGTTTCCAATTTAACTGCTTTTGGGGgactaaaacaatttttgagattgataaaattttaatatctatgtaaaataaataattgatagATATATTTTGGAAGACTAAAGACTTTCATTTATAGtctaacaaaaattaaagttttaattcaaGTATTTAAATCCCAAACCCAAGTAACCTTGATATATTTCGATGTGATGAGAGATGCACAAAAGTGCTTCACTTCAACTTCGCTGTGTATTTCCGAGCCATGGCAACTGTGTGATGGAGCAACTGTCAGAGGAAGGGCAATAGCTGGCGAGTCCGGCTGCTGGGCCATGTTAATTTGTCATGATGCCACTTGCTTACTAGTTCTGCTTGTGGTCCACTCATCCGCCGGCCAGCCAGGAATACTCATGCTGCATACGGCAGTACGGAAATTACACAACAAATGGACTTTGGGAGCTGACTGGCTGTTCTTCGTTTTTCTGGAATCACCAGAACAACCTGAAATCTGGCCAAATCCGATTAAATGCAAATGGCTCCGCATCCCCATTCCCCATTCCCCGAACCACGTACACACATCCATAGCGCAGATTAGTTGCGTAAGTTATCAGTGAGGTTGAGTGGGAGTGGAAATGGgagtgggaatgggaatgagaATGGAGCAGGTGGGTCAGGTGGGTCAGGAGCCACCAGATTTGAGTGGTTGCACTGCAGCTATCGTCAGTCAGGCAAACACTGCAGCAATTCCCAGTGGCCAAGCGGTTATACGACTAATTAATATTGCAATGACCGATCCAGTTGCCTGTCTCTGCGAAACTTAAAGCCATAAGGAATCCGGTAGCAGCCTCACAAATACTTCTACTACTGCTGCTACTGCCAAATAGCCGTATAGCTGAATAGCTGAGCATGGAAACTCATTTCGGCCATTAATGGCCGATGCTTGGCGAAGTAAAAAGGCGAGAGTCGGTAGTCGTCGTGAGGGTCCGTTTCAAAGGAAATGacagccatttccatttttagcTGCGCTTGGGAAAGCCAGCAACTGGCGCCCCAGAAGAGAACTCTTTAAACCGGAGCTACACAAATTGCTTGTTTAAAATATGCGCTAAAAAAAACGCTCATCCCAGCCAGCTTCGCATCCACGCACATCCACAGTATTTGAACATTGTCGcaagcatcagcatcagcatcaggaTTTTATGTAGCGCATTTTCGtgcgccaccaccaccatcgcCACCACCATCGGCACCAGGACCCCAAAAAAAGGCCACTAGACGAcggggaaaaataaaaacgccaCTTCCGTTTTATTTgcgcaaaattaaataaaccgAAATATGGCTGACCATATTGGCGCATAAtggggaaaaatatttttttcattaatgtCCCATGCTCCGGCGGAGTAgatggcaaaataaataaacaagcaGGGCCGAAAAGGAAAGCCGAAAAGTAAAAGCTGCGACTACTGTGACCAGCTCATTGTGTGTCAATATTTGGTTGACCAAGGCTAAGTGAGTGGCTGGCTGGGCTGCCTGGCTGGCCAACAAGCGGAGgtggaataataaaatcattttaatagtTTCGCTGCCTGCAGTTTGATAGGGCTTTGTGAAgcacaatgaaattaaaactggGAGTTATTAAAGAAGgatactttatttattttttgttgtcatTCTTTGGTGGCAAACATTAATGcagaaaagctttttaaaatgtttgacacTTGACTtgattttcatataaaaatacaattttattatttaacttgtGCAAACTTTATCTTTAagtcaacaacaaaaatagttttaatgctttttgatttttagtaataataataaataatactaTGATAAAGAATGAAAtaggtaaaataaatatctgactattgaattcaacattttgtatttaatatttaagttaagtattgcatcataatattaaatacaacgCATATTAAACTGGATGATAAactattaacatatttttaatcttttatattaaaatcaattctgAAAAATGCCATTTGAATAATGTATGAAAaccaaagcgaaaaatatttaaattaagcacaaaatatgtttatttaccACTTTTTTTTACTAGCGAACCGAATGTTAATATTTGTCCAGTAAAAATTATCTGagatttcaaaatgtttgaataaaatatattaaagcaTTTTTGGTTACTGTAACAGGTATGCCTAGAGTAAcacttaaaatagtttttaaattggaaTTGGGTTACTCCAATACTAAGCATACTTACTGAAAGATATAATACGTCACTTTCCTTTTCATCGACTGACAAGTGTTCCACTTGGAATCCTCCTGACCGCCCATGCCATGCCCCCGAAGACGTCCTCATCTCAGGGATAGTTAAGCTGCTTCAAAGCGATACTAGATGAAAATTTGTGTAAGCCGTAAAAAAAAAGCCCATTGAGCGAGAGTGTGAGACGATTGCCAATCGAATTTAATGcgaatttctttttaaagtgCCAGCAGCTGGGGACGCCCGCCCAATCCACCCAGCCAACCATCCAAGAAGGCTTCTTTTGTCAACAGCGTGGTGCGAGTAGCAAATCCACCCCATCCttatccccatccccatccccatcctcatccccatccacatccacatccaccacCCACTCTGGAGCAGCCCAGCGAGCCGCACTAATCAACACAATTACGGAGCAGTCGAAGGAAAACTTTTCTAATTGGATATGAAGACGCGCACATGCGTTTCTTTAAAGGAATTTCACTCCATCAGCCGAGGGTCCAAAATATTGTGACAAGAAAATGGCTCGAGACAAGGTTTCCAGCTACCAGCTCCCAGCTCGAAGCTTCGCGCTTCGCGCTTCAAGTTCCAACTCCCATTTTAGGCATCGCATCTCCGCCGGCTGAGATGCTttgacaaattatttttaagccaatttACAACTTGAGAAAAAGTATCAGGAAAACATATCACACCACACACAAGCGAATAGGTGGGTGGATGGCTGAGTGTTTGTGTAGGTAAAGCAAATATAATGCGAGGGATAAAAGTGTAAAGTTGACAGCCCAGGCACATTACTCACCCGAGGTGCCAGCCATCCAGTCACCCAGCCATCCAGCCATCCGGGAGCAGGGGTAGCATTAAAATAACCAGCCAACCGATTCAACGTCAAGCCAGAGCCCAGAAATGAGCGTGGCCAAGAGAAATGGTAATGCGGCCGGTTCGAGAGCGCCCATCCTGTGCTCCTCCAGCCACTTCCTCGAGGGCCTTCTGCCAGCGACTCCTTCGCTTTGGAGCGTTTTCTCAATGTCTTTCACTCGACAAAATGTCGACAGCTTCGACGGAAACCATTAATTTTGTCACTTTCGGAAGTGTAAAGTGGCGAGCATGTGGGAGCTTGCAGGCCGGGCCATTGACCAGGTCACCAACTGGCCGGGCTGTACGTCCAATACGGCCAATAGTGAGAGTCATGAAAGGGCAATTAAGGCCGGGCACCTGTGTGCACCCATCTTCCCGCAGTCCGACTGCCAAACAAGTTAATTGCACCGACCGCACTGCACCGCACCGCACATGACACTTGATAACCGCAAAACCGCAACTGTCGTATGTTAACTTAATAATTGCCATGTGCATAATTTAATAGTAACGAATGATGGATGAGGATGCGCGCGGACATCAAGCGATGGTCGAGTCAGAGTGGGATGCTTAGAGATGCTAACGAGTGTTTAGAGGTAGTCAGTCCTACAGGTAGTGGCTTCAGTCTTCGATGACGCACAAGATGTTTATGCCGCTCTTGCCCAGATTGACGCACTCCAAGGCAGACTCCTGCTGCTGGCGCATGTAGATCAGGAACTGAATGATCACGTAGAACAGGTTGTTCCGATCGTAGACACAGTTGTGCAGCTCCTTGTCGCTGATGAAGTTGAACTTGGGGTTAAGCTGGTTGCTGGTGGTCAATATGGCGCAGTGCGCCTTGTTGTGCACGGCGTTGACCACGTCCTTGGTGGAGCGCTTCTCGTCGCGGATCAGCACGTAGCGGGAGTGGAAGGGCCGCCCGCCGCCCTGCGGCAACGGCATCAGTTGGCTGTCCAAGTACACGCAGAACAAATGGAACAGTATCTATGAGATGACAATAAATGTGTTAATAGTCGCATAATTCCTAGTAGGGATGCACCCTTACAGCGGCGTCGGTGGGCAAGTGGTCGCCCCACTCCTGACCATTGTGCGTCTTGCCCGAGTTCCAGCGGTAGTCGGCTATGCAGGAGCCCTGCGACAGCTCCTTGATGCGCTGCACCAGGTACTCCTGGTTGCTGAAGGAGTCCAGGAAGGGCAGCAGCATCGGCAGCATGGGGGCGCAGGTCTGCACGAACTGCTGGTTCTCGGCTGTCTTGCGCAGTCGCTCCAGACTCACAGATCCGATCTTTAGGTCGATCAGACCCCGCTGGCGGAACACATCGTCCACATAGTTGATCTCCTTGACCAAACGCTGCAGTATGGTGGTGGAAATCCACTAGAAAAACGGTTCAAATAAGTAGACTGTAAAGATGGTCCCCAGTTTCAGCTTACAAATCTCAGGTTGGCCACGTATTGCGACAGTTTGTCCGTGGATATGCGCTTGATGACCTCCGAATTGCTGTCCCTGAACTGGAAGCCACCGAACTCCTCAATGGAGGTGGGAGCATTCTCGGTGGAAGCAGCGGGGGCCGGCGACAACTGGTAGATGGTGGTCTTCAGCATGTAGGCCGCATTGTTGCAGTAGTTCCAGAAGGAGTTGGCCGATCCCATGCTCTGCACACTGGGCGCCTCCGAGCTGTCCACCATGCTGCGCTCCCGCTCCGCCTGCTTCATCAAAGCGGGCAGCTTGCGGATGTCGGTGATGAAGTCATCCCGGCGCACCTCTGCGTAGGGCGACATGTAGGTGGACTCGTTGCTCAGGTTGCTGGCGTTCAGCGAGTTGTTCTGCACCATCGACGAGTTGTAGGAGGTGTTCTGCTGCGTCTGCTGCGGAGTCCTGGTGGGACTGGGACTGCGGCGCATCGACTGCGAGCCCCAGCAGGAGTCCTCGAAGGAGGAGTGCCAGTTGATGATGGGTATGTCGTCCTCGGCATCGGAGTCGGGTTCGTAGCTGCGTGGTTTCATCACCGCTCTGGCGCACACTGTCCGAAAAGAGTTCTCTGCGGGAATAATGAGGAAATGCAGGGATTTAGTGGCTAGGCAAGACATCGGGTGGCACTTCCTTACCTTCCCGGCCGTCCAGCAGGCACTTCTGGCTATCGGTTCCTATCACCTGGTCGCCGCCAAACCATAACCACAAATACTTGCCGAAGCAGGCCAGCGCACTGAGGGCTATCAAGGTGGTAATGGTGCACTCCGCCAGGAACCAGTACGTCCGGTAGACGGACCGACATGCCTGCCACATGTCGAAGAGCAGCAGGGCCAGGAGCAGTACGTTTATGGAACACCACTTGAGGTAGTGACGGGCCTGGGCGCTTCGCAGTCGCAAGTCCAGACTGCGCTGCACAACGGGATTTCTGCTAAGCGGCGAGCTGTGGGTTGTTTAAAGGGGTTAATTCTCTGATTTCTGGATTCATTCCGCTCACTCACCAGTTGCTCCTGGGTAAATTCATTGTCTGCAGgcgaaattttaaaacagagTGTCCGAAATTGCGAAAATGCCGGAAAATTGGCGGTTTTGCTGAGTGTGGCCCTTCTGTAAAATGCTTGTTTGGTCATTAGTGCTGGAAAGCTTTAGAGTTGGAAAATACGCCAGTCATTGCAGCAAGTGATGGCCCAGCTGTCGATAAGTTGCTATCGAAATATACaagagaaatataaaaattttattttttcccctCACTATTTATCTATCCAAGTTTCAAACCTTTTGCGCCGCTCTGGCCATTAGTGTTAGAGTTGGAAAACACGTTAATATGTCTGAGAGCTAGATGTCGCTCTACAAGCTTGAGGAGAATAATTTTGTAAGATGCATGTAAAACAAtgtaaatttatgttttgagCAGTGTTGCTGTTCTGGATACTTTATGGCTATTTCTTGCACTTCTGCAGCTTACAAGAGTtacatttaaactaaaaaaaatagttaacagccaactaaaaatttgtttcttaatggcttaaaatatttgttttacttataACTATGAAACAAACATTTACAATACAGTTCACAGAAGTAGTGAGGTATGGTTAAAGATGTATTgaacaactttattttttttaagctattgTTGctggaaataattttaaagtttattttagctttggaaaaaataaaaaatacatttttatatttccacTTGGGCTCGTCCGGGAATTGAACCCGGGACCTCTCGCACCCGAAGCGAGAATCATACCTCTAGACCAACGAGCCGGGTTGAACCGCCGTCGGCCAATTACTCAATGTAAGTTTAGCGCTGGCAAAAACTCAATCATTTAATCCCACTCAAATACTtccatatatacatattacGTCATCATGGTCCCAGAAATGTAAAACACTCTTGGAAAACTACTTAGTCAGTGAGTGATCTTTGGTGTCTTGTCGTAGACAATAATTTGCATATATATGGACTTAAAATGAAATCCTGAATTTTCAGAAGCCACTGAAATGAGTTTGATATTCAATTTCACTCTGGCGCAGTACTGGTATTAGTACCCTAAAACATAGAATATGCTCCAAATCTGCTGCTTCTAGCTGTAGTACATATCAGCTTAGTACGACGTAGAAACTTGAACTTGAGATGATCCATTACCATTAACATGATATAAGGGGTCTTGGAATTTATGAGCTGTTTTCATATTGACAAACAAATTTGGTTAATTTATTAAGTTGAACGACAGCAATTAATAAaccacaaacaaaatttcttaaGTTTTATAACATGCACAGTACATTGCAAGTAACTAACAAAGTTACTGTTACTATATAATTTATCCAACAGCCTCGCAGATAAAGTATTCAGGATCGTTGCAGTCCGTATCGTACATTTCGCCATTGTAAATGTCCACGCAGTGATCCCTGCCCTGAAAGTTGTTTGGTTGACCAACCTTCCACTTGAGAAAGGGAGCTGGTCTGCCAGAGGCCATGGATATGAACTCCCCCTCCTTGGCCTCGTCTGATAAGCCCAGCCAGTAGCTGCAGCCCCTGTCCAGTTTCCCGACGATGGCGTTCAGATCCGACTGGTCTTGAATGGTCGCCAGGTGACCGCCCATTTGGCGACAAATAGCTTCGGCACCCTTCCAGGTCTGACGAATTTCTTTCTCGATAAAGATCAATCGTGTTCCGATCCGCGTGAACAGGTTAGATATACGTCCCTTGCCAGCTTTGGATAGACTCTCCTGCAGGGCTGCCAGTTGGGCTTCAATCCGATCCATGTTCTTCGAGGAAGCTTCCCTTTGGTCCAGCAACTTCTGCAGATTGGACTCGATTCGGTCCAGTCTTTCCTGGCTATCGTTAAGCTTCTGAGGATCGCAAGTGCTCCACTCCTTCTGGTGAAGAGCAATGTGATCGAGCATTGGCTTCAGTGCCTCAAGGCAGAATTCTCCACATTGATTTGGCGGGTCGTTCAACAGGCACACGGATCGAATCGGATTGACCTGTCTTGCTGCCACGAATCCATGCAGATTGCATGTCAGAAATGTCAAGAAACAATAAATGCAAGACTTGAacatgttttaattaaacgaCCAGTGAGAGCAAAAGCTTTTGAAAGACTGATTCTGACTTTGCTTGCTGACTTTCCAAGAGCTCTGCATTAAAGCTGATAACTCAGCGGATGTTTTGCACCGCCTTGTCGAAAAGTTAGCAAAGTCGCTGAAGTCGGCTGTCTCGACAATAGGATACACTACTAAATGTGGACTGCATTGCAAGCTTCtgataacatattttataaatacatcACCGTGTTATACAACTAACAAACAAAACGTAGTAAGTCCAAATATTTAGTGCTaagcttaaatgttttttgcaTTGATTGTCATCCATTCcgttttttagtaattttgaatataaaaatataacatttttttaaagttgttcATTTAACTAGTtttggaattgattttaacatcttaaaattctatttaaacttgaactatattaaaatttaatattttgcattaaaatcaaacagaaactacctaaaatttaaaatttttcacattttttaaaatatattttatataatttaaataagaaatataacATTTGGAATTCAATAGACAAACTGGTTTTACCTCTTCcatttttttaccagtgtacataaacataaatgcCCAATCAGAGAGTTGGTTTAATTCTCTCCAAGTTCAGTTCCAaggtggttttttttttatttctgggAACCTGTAATCTCGAATTgaaataaacacatattttatatattatattattatatttcctGACATACAGAGTTTTTGGAGGGAAAGACATTGGATGAAAAGAACAGAACGAGTAGCTCAATTCCGTAACATCGCAGCCCGTCTTCTCCTCTTCCGCTTGCCCACCACTGAGGGTCcaacgcccacgcccacgcccactcctATCCCGGGAACCGGAGCCAGCTGCAGCAGAGGGGATTGCTGATCAGGGCAGCGGCGATGCCCAGAACGGTGGCACTGGCCAGCGGAATTAGGAAGCTCTTGGCCAGCAGGGCTTTGGGCGACAGTTCCGACGATCCCTTGTGTGCGACGATCTCGTGCGAGTCTATGGGGTACGGGCCGTAGGAGTAGTCCACTGGTGGACTACCTGGGTAGCGACCCTGATCCGGTCGGGGTCTGTACGCGTGGTACGGCACTCCCACTCCCAGTCCCGACTCCCCGCTGGAGGAGTAGCCGTGACCAGGAGCAGGTCCTGGCTCGTAGCCATGTCCGTTGGAGGGTCCGTAGTCGTAGGGATAGGGATGACTTTCGTAGCCATAGCTTTTCCCAGCACCGCCACTGCCGGCATAGTGACCTGCCCAGAAACAACATAATCTTTTAGATATTCCTTCGATTTCCGGCTCCTTCTCAACTCACCCACGCTAATCCGATCTTGGAAATTCCCACCCAAACGCCACTTGTCGTAGGCCTCGCTGAGATTATCGTTCGGGCTGCCCACTTGATGACCTCCACCAGCCGGAGGCAGTGCGCCAATGGGCTTGGATAGAAACCCGGCTGCTGTGCTGTCCAACTTGGAGGTCGTTGAACCTGGTCCTCGGTAAAATTCCGGCGGTGGATCGTAGCTCTTGGCTGCTGCAGAGCCCAATGGGTCAAGTTTCACAATGGCCTGCCGTTTTTGGGGCTGCAGGGGCTTCCAGGTGTCGGATTCCTTGGACGAATTCAGCGCCTGCGCGGCAACGACTGTTGTCATAAAGAAACCGAGCCAAAGGCCAAAGGCCGCGAGTAACTTCCCTGTGATCGCGAACATTTGCAACTGAGTGCGCCGCCTTCAGAGCCGTGGATTTTATAAGGGTACCCATAACCATGGGCAGACATGTAGTCATGTCGTCACCTGGAGTGGGTGGCATTACAGGCGGTGGCGACAAATTGCAGGCAGACAATTTGGCCGCTTGGTTGCTGGCATTGAGCCGTCTGCAGTGCGTTTCGGCAGCGACTATTAGAGCCGCCAGCTTGGGAGCTCTTCAATGTGTTTTGAATGTACATTTATTGCCAGACGGTTCTTTCCACACTCTTTCGTCAGGCATGGCATTTCATCAGCCGGAGCATCGGGCATGTAGTTGCCAATTGGTCCCTCTCTGGGTCTAAATTGAAATAAAGCGTGTGCAGCCGAAATTCGTAGCTAAGCAAATGGAAATTAGTGGAGTTATTCGCGCCCCCAAACTGAAAAGCTGAAGGCGCAATCTCcgtttaattaaatcatttatcGCTGCTTATTTTAGCTGGGCGTGCCTAGCCAAGGGGAACGAGGGGGAGGCGAGGTCGACAGGGTCTGGAGAAGTTCACTTTGGTGTAAAAGAAAGTTCAGCCTATGGAAAATGCTTGAAGACAACCGATGAAAGAGTTGTTAGAAGACTGACGCAATGTTTTAGACTGTTCTTGTCTCTATATACTTGCGTGTTTACCCTATTCACACCATC
Protein-coding regions in this window:
- the LOC128257399 gene encoding LOW QUALITY PROTEIN: uncharacterized protein LOC128257399 (The sequence of the model RefSeq protein was modified relative to this genomic sequence to represent the inferred CDS: inserted 1 base in 1 codon) is translated as MFAITGKLLAAFGLWLGFFMTTVVAAQALNSSKESDTWKPLQPQKRQAIVKLDPLGSAAAKSYDPPPEFYRGPGSTTSKLDSTAAGFLSKPIGALPPAGGGHQVGSPNDNLSEAYDKWRLGGNFQDRISVGHYAGSGGAGKSYGYESHPYPYDYGPSNGHGYEPGPAPGHGYSSSGESGLGVGVPYHAYRPRPDQGRYPGSPPVDYSYGPYPIDSHEIVAHKGSSELSPKALLAKSFLIPLASATVLGIAAALISNPXLLQLAPVPGIGVGVGVGVGPSVVGKRKRRRRAAMLRN
- the LOC128257464 gene encoding transmembrane protein 209, with product MNLPRSNCSPLSRNPVVQRSLDLRLRSAQARHYLKWCSINVLLLALLLFDMWQACRSVYRTYWFLAECTITTLIALSALACFGKYLWLWFGGDQVIGTDSQKCLLDGREENSFRTVCARAVMKPRSYEPDSDAEDDIPIINWHSSFEDSCWGSQSMRRSPSPTRTPQQTQQNTSYNSSMVQNNSLNASNLSNESTYMSPYAEVRRDDFITDIRKLPALMKQAERERSMVDSSEAPSVQSMGSANSFWNYCNNAAYMLKTTIYQLSPAPAASTENAPTSIEEFGGFQFRDSNSEVIKRISTDKLSQYVANLRFWISTTILQRLVKEINYVDDVFRQRGLIDLKIGSVSLERLRKTAENQQFVQTCAPMLPMLLPFLDSFSNQEYLVQRIKELSQGSCIADYRWNSGKTHNGQEWGDHLPTDAAILFHLFCVYLDSQLMPLPQGGGRPFHSRYVLIRDEKRSTKDVVNAVHNKAHCAILTTSNQLNPKFNFISDKELHNCVYDRNNLFYVIIQFLIYMRQQQESALECVNLGKSGINILCVIED
- the LOC128257202 gene encoding accessory gland protein Acp29AB-like, producing MFKSCIYCFLTFLTCNLHGFVAARQVNPIRSVCLLNDPPNQCGEFCLEALKPMLDHIALHQKEWSTCDPQKLNDSQERLDRIESNLQKLLDQREASSKNMDRIEAQLAALQESLSKAGKGRISNLFTRIGTRLIFIEKEIRQTWKGAEAICRQMGGHLATIQDQSDLNAIVGKLDRGCSYWLGLSDEAKEGEFISMASGRPAPFLKWKVGQPNNFQGRDHCVDIYNGEMYDTDCNDPEYFICEAVG